Proteins encoded within one genomic window of Patescibacteria group bacterium:
- a CDS encoding FAD-dependent oxidoreductase, with product MKKTDILIIGGGPAGLIAGVTARKNNPDKKITLIREDKKCVVPCGLPYIFNRLEAVEKNMMPDKAYKANKIDLVIDKAVKIETDNKKVILKSNKKINYDKLVLAVGSSPAIIPIKGAELKGVYQIKKDIKYLENLRKKIIKAKNIVIIGGGFIGAELAEELSAMEEKNISIVEILDHCLIAPFDEEFAIAGEEKIKEKGVNLYLKTAVEEIMGGDKVEAVKLSNGEEISADLVIMSVGARPNIELAKNAEIEVVEKGGILVDEFMRTNTPDVFAVGDCAETRDFFTGKSNLIMLASVACYEARIAGANLYRASENLIKNEGTVAAFSTCLQGLVLASVGLNEKTAVKEDIEIVIGVSETPNHHPGTLPNTSLIKIKLVFEKSSKILIGGQVSGPENIAEMINLIAVAVVKKMTAQELANLQVATHPLITAPPTAYPIITAAQAVLD from the coding sequence ATTTTAATTATTGGCGGAGGGCCAGCTGGGTTAATTGCAGGCGTAACAGCCAGAAAAAATAATCCTGATAAAAAAATCACTTTAATAAGAGAAGACAAAAAATGTGTTGTTCCTTGCGGACTTCCGTATATTTTTAATCGGTTAGAAGCTGTTGAAAAAAATATGATGCCGGATAAAGCATACAAGGCAAATAAGATTGACTTAGTAATTGACAAAGCAGTAAAAATTGAGACAGATAATAAAAAAGTGATTCTTAAGAGCAATAAAAAAATAAACTATGATAAATTAGTTTTAGCTGTTGGTTCAAGTCCAGCGATAATCCCTATTAAAGGAGCGGAATTAAAAGGAGTTTATCAGATTAAAAAAGATATTAAATATTTAGAGAATTTGCGGAAAAAAATTATTAAAGCAAAAAATATTGTTATTATTGGAGGAGGTTTTATCGGAGCGGAATTAGCGGAAGAATTAAGCGCAATGGAAGAAAAAAATATAAGCATTGTGGAAATTTTAGATCACTGTTTAATAGCTCCTTTTGATGAAGAATTTGCTATTGCTGGTGAAGAAAAAATCAAAGAAAAAGGAGTAAATCTTTATCTTAAAACGGCGGTAGAAGAAATAATGGGAGGAGATAAAGTAGAGGCGGTAAAACTTAGTAATGGCGAAGAAATTTCTGCTGATTTAGTAATAATGTCAGTTGGCGCAAGGCCGAATATTGAATTGGCTAAGAATGCGGAAATTGAAGTGGTGGAAAAGGGAGGAATTTTAGTAGATGAATTTATGAGGACTAATACCCCTGATGTTTTTGCTGTCGGTGATTGTGCTGAGACAAGGGATTTTTTCACGGGAAAATCTAATTTAATAATGCTTGCTTCGGTTGCTTGTTATGAAGCAAGAATTGCTGGCGCTAATTTGTATCGTGCTAGTGAAAATTTAATAAAAAATGAAGGAACTGTCGCTGCTTTTTCTACTTGTTTGCAGGGGTTGGTTCTAGCTTCTGTTGGATTGAATGAAAAAACAGCAGTCAAAGAAGATATTGAAATTGTTATTGGCGTAAGTGAAACACCTAATCATCATCCAGGAACTTTACCTAATACAAGTTTGATTAAGATAAAACTTGTATTTGAAAAGTCATCAAAGATATTGATTGGCGGACAGGTTTCTGGGCCAGAGAATATTGCGGAGATGATAAACTTGATTGCTGTCGCTGTTGTAAAAAAAATGACTGCGCAAGAACTTGCTAATTTGCAAGTTGCCACGCATCCTTTGATTACCGCTCCGCCAACGGCTTATCCAATAATAACAGCGGCCCAAGCAGTGTTAGATTAA